Proteins found in one Leishmania donovani BPK282A1 complete genome, chromosome 13 genomic segment:
- a CDS encoding ras-like small GTPases, putative, whose amino-acid sequence MILPRYACAHADMDQKQMQKLLLMGPGGAGKTCMRSIIFDNYLPRDALRLGITISLDQSQVHILRNLFLNLWDCGGQHRYVTEYLNRQKEYIFRYVGVMLFVFDINSMCRDSHGGIGGPGGVGGEGSSATTDWKLPEMLEYFREAMRFIRQYSPKAKVFVLLHKIDLIHKDVREEIFQARKQEILNCIDSGDGMDIEFFGTSIWSDSLYLAYSSVVRSLVPHRDVLVETMRGIAMACDAAEVALYERSTFLCLTHINRKATDDGSKALFLQGDGELRTTEVSETVKHFKLSCMNNTTSLGGLSIATETFTALLCPFTECTHVLVVSVDPKVNVELHRLNVNAARRRFEQFLDSDEPTACAMREVL is encoded by the coding sequence aTGATTCTTCCGCGCTAcgcatgtgcgcacgcaGATATGGATCAGAAGCAGATGCAGAAGCTGCTCCTTATGGGGCCTGGCGGAGCCGGAAAGACGTGCATGCGCAGCATCATTTTCGATAACTACCTCCCTCGCGACGCGCTGCGACTCGGCATCACCATCTCGCTCGATCAGAGCCAGGTGCACATATTGCGCAACCTCTTTTTGAACCTGTGGGACTGCGGCGGCCAGCACCGCTACGTCACGGAGTACTTGAATCGCCAGAAGGAGTACATCTTCCGCTACGTCGGCGTCATGCTCTTTGTGTTTGATATCAACAGCATGTGCCGTGACAGCCACGGCGGGATCGGCGGCCCTGGTGGCGTTggtggcgagggcagcagcgccacgacgGATTGGAAGCTGCCGGAGATGCTGGAGTACTTCCGCGAGGCAATGCGTTTTATTCGCCAATACAGCCCCAAGGCAAAGGTGTTCGTGCTCCTGCACAAGATCGACCTCATCCACAAGGACGTCCGCGAAGAGATTTTCCAGGCACGCAAGCAAGAGATTCTGAACTGCATCGACTCTGGCGACGGCATGGACATCGAGTTCTTCGGCACCAGCATTTGGTCGGATTCGCTTTACCTGGCCTACAGCTCGGTGGTGCGCTCGCTAGTGCCGCACCGCGACGTGCTGGTGGAGACGATGCGCGGCATCGCGATGGcgtgcgacgccgccgaggtggcgTTGTACGAGCGGAGCACCTTTCTATGCCTGACACACATCAACCGCAAGGCCACCGACGATGGCTCCAAGGCGCTGTTTCTGCAGGGCGACGGGGAGCTGCGCACGACAGAGGTGAGCGAGACGGTGAAGCACTTCAAGCTGAGCTGCATGAACAACACGACCAGTCTTGGCGGACTGAGCATCGCTACAGAGACGTTCACGGCGCTCTTGTGCCCGTTTACGGAGTGCACGCACGTGCTGGTCGTGTCGGTAGACCCGAAAGTGAACGTGGAGCTGCATCGCCTCAACGTGAACGCCGCACGACGACGTTTTGAG